One Cuculus canorus isolate bCucCan1 chromosome 1, bCucCan1.pri, whole genome shotgun sequence DNA segment encodes these proteins:
- the LOC104060659 gene encoding alpha-2-macroglobulin translates to MRKGRLPSKPNIFILLLFFLPGNTSSTIEPQYMVLLPFLIHTDSPEKVCVQLTHLNESVTLSATLEYQGENRSLIDDVVSEKDVFTCIPFSLPKSNSTLVAFLTVMVKGATLQFKSRKSVLVKNSESLVFVQTDKPIYKPGQTVLFRIVSLNKDFYPLNEKFPFVYIQDPQRNRVYQWQEVKLETGLTQLSFPLTSDPIQGSYKIVVQKSFTSHVEHYFSVEEYVLPKYEVLVKLPKMITIKDTELPVSVCGLYTYGKPVPGLVNVKVCRKFSHSASNCYGKEAEEVCEEFTRQADARGCVSGVVRTKIFQLQRRGYDMSIEVEGKITEDGTGIEITGTGSCGITPVMSKISFDLLDSQYRPGIPLFGRVKIVDGTDAPIANETIMISVDGDRYKGNYTTDELGQSWFSIDTTTFTQASLEIRADHKPELNCYDSDWITPSYEHAIRRISRFYSPSKSFLKIEPKPEKLTCGSPTEIQVHYIFTSEAIREQKEIVIYYLVMAKGGIILADTYDLAVNPDNAYGTFQLTFPVDSTIAPLARMLVYTTLSSGEVIASSADFQVESCLPNKVRLTFAPKEGLPASNASLQLRTSPRSLCALRAVDKSVLLMKPEDELSPSSVYDLLPLKQIRGYSFKDYYLEEDNVNPCVSLDNVLLNGFIYVPISPDGEGDAYDILKELGLKVFTSNKIHKPEVCQHYPGLMMERGYSSPIAALNLLEDLEYDIGEHMVDGSPVETIRKYFPETWIWDIVSVNSEGNADLDVTIPDTITEWKANAFCTSADTGFGLSPTVSLRAFQPFFVELTMPYSVVRGESFLLKATVFNYLTTCIRVSVSLAESTNFLATSVEKQEESYCICMNERKTVAWAVILESLGQVEFSVTTEALQNQQPCGNAIVETPEKGRKDTVIRQLLVEPEGIEVETTYNSVLCASEKSMSEPVSLVLPETVVDGSARAYFSVLGDIMGTAMKNLHQLLQMPFGCGEQNMVLFAPNIYVLDYLNKTGQLSEEIKSKAVGYLVSGYQRQLKYKHWDGSYSTFGPRYGQAGNTWLTAFVLKSFAQARPHIFIDDRHIQDALVWLTQKQKENGCFRSSGTLLNNAIKGGVNDEITLTAYITIALLEIPLPVTHSVVRNALFCLETAANEKESHVYTKALMAYAFALAGKEEKRKTLLSSLEKEAVKKDGSVHWQRPGKEPEVDLPYYHYRAPSAEVEMTAYVLLAHLTLQSTPSQEELSSASLIAKWISGQQNPSGGFSSTQDTVVALQALSLYGASTYAKSGAASKVTLRSGGDFQQDFQVDPTNRLLLQRVPLPQVPGEYSTEVSGEGCVYLQTSLRYNVQPTQEDAPFMLHVYTIPETCEDSKTLKVFDIGINVSYTGERNESNMVIVDVKMLSGFVPVKSSVRKLEGHPVIERTELSTNHVLVYLEKLRSETFSFSFTVERDIPVQGLKPAQVKVYDYYETDEFATQEYSAPCTADEVDQGNA, encoded by the exons CACTGCAGTTCAAGAGCCGCAAGTCGGTGCTGGTCAAGAATTCTGAGAGTCTGGTCTTCGTCCAGACGGACAAACCCATCTACAAGCCCGGACAGACAG TTCTGTTTCGGATCGTCTCTCTGAACAAAGACTTCTACCCGCTGAATGAGAAG TTTCCATTTGTCTATATTCAG GATCCCCAGAGGAATCGTGTGTACCAATGGCAAGAGGTGAAACTAGAGACTGGTCTTACACAGCTCTCCTTCCCCCTCACCTCAGACCCCATCCAAGGCTCCTACAAAATAGTTGTGCAGAAGAGCTTCACATCCCATGTGGAGCATTACTTCAGCGTGGAGGAATACG TGCTGCCCAAGTATGAGGTCCTGGTGAAGCTGCCCAAGATGATCACTATTAAGGACACAGAGCTTCCAGTATCCGTCTGCGGTCT TTACACATATGGGAAACCTGTTCCTGGTTTGGTGAATGTCAAAGTGTGCCGGAAATTTTCCCATTCTGCTTCGAATTGTTACggaaaagaggcagaagaagtATGTGAAGAATTCACTAGGCAG GCAGATGCTCGTGGGTGTGTTTCTGGTGTGGTAAGGACCAAGATATTTCAACTCCAGCGCAGGGGATATGACATGAGCATTGAGGTAGAAGGCAAGATCACAGAAGATGGCACAG GAATAGAGATCACCGGAACAGGGTCCTGTGGAATCACACCCGTCATGAGCAAAATCAGCTTTGACCTGCTGGACTCTCAGTACAGACCAGGGATACCACTCTTTGGGAGG GTGAAAATAGTAGATGGCACTGATGCTCCAATTGCCAATGAAACCATCATGATTTCTGTGGATGGAGACAGATACAAAGGGAATTACACTACAGATGAGCTGGGACAATCCTGGTTTTCCATAGACACTACCACCTTTACACAAGCCTCCCTGGAAATCCGA GCTGATCATAAACCTGAACTGAACTGTTATGACAGTGACTGGATCACACCTTCATATGAGCATGCCATACGTAGAATAAGTCGATTTTACTCCCCTAGTAAGAGTTTCCTCAAAATTGAGCCAAAGCCTGAGAAATTAACTTGTGGCTCCCCGACGGAGATCCAGGTGCACTATATCTTCACATCAGAGGCCATaagagagcagaaggaaattgTCATTTACTATTTG GTGATGGCCAAGGGAGGCATTATATTAGCAGACACCTATGATCTGGCTGTGAATCCTGACAATG cTTATGGAACGTTTCAGTTGACCTTCCCTGTTGACTCAACTATTGCTCCCCTGGCACGGATGCTTGTGTATACCACTTTATCCAGTGGCGAAGTCATCGCCAGTTCAGCAGATTTCCAGGTTGAAAGTTGCCTCCCCAATAAA GTCAGACTGACTTTTGCACCCAAGGAAGGTCTTCCTGCCTCCAATGCAAGCCTGCAACTCCGTACCTCACCAAGATCCCTGTGTGCCCTCCGTGCTGTGGACAAGAGTGTTCTCCTCATGAAGCCTGAAGATGAGCTCTCTCCCAGCTCT GTGTATGATCTCCTCCCACTGAAGCAAATCCGGGGTTATAGCTTCAAGGACTACTACCTGGAAGAAGACAATGTAAACCCTTGTGTGTCACTTGACAATGTATTATTAAATGGATTCATCTACGTGCCCATTTCTCCTGATGGCGAAGGTGATGCCTATGACATTCTCAAA GAATTGGGCCTAAAAGTCTTCACTAGCAACAAGATCCATAAGCCTGAAGTCTGCCAGCATTATCCAGGACTCATGATGGAAAGGGGTTACAGCAGTCCTA TCGCTGCATTGAATCTGCTTGAAGATTTGGAATATGATATAGGAGAACATATGGTTGATGGCAGTCCTGTGGAAACTATCCGGAAGTACTTTCCTGAGACATGGATCTGGGACATAGTTTCAGTGAA CTCTGAGGGAAATGCTGATCTAGATGTGACCATCCCTGACACCATCACCGAGTGGAAAGCCAATGCTTTCTGCACCTCAGCAGACACGGGCTTTGGACTGTCCCCAACAGTGTCCCTCAGAgcctttcagcctttctttgtaGAGCTCACCATGCCCTACTCTGTGGTGCGTGGTGAGTCTTTCCTGCTCAAAGCTACCGTTTTCAACTACTTGACGACCTGCATCAGG GTCAGTGTGTCTCTGGCTGAATCTACTAATTTCCTTGCTACATCAGTAGAGAAGCAGGAAGAATCCTACTGCATCTGcatgaatgaaaggaaaactgttgCCTGGGCAGTAATACTGGAATCTCTAG GGCAGGTGGAGTTCTCAGTGACCACTGAGGCCCTGCAGAACCAGCAGCCCTGTGGGAATGCCATTGTGGAGACCCCTGAGAAAGGACGGAAAGACACAGTCATCAGACAGCTGCTGGTGGAG CCGGAAGGGATTGAGGTGGAAACTACCTACAACTCTGTGCTCTGTGCATCTG AAAAGTCAATGTCAGAGCCAGTCTCCCTAGTTCTCCCAGAGACTGTGGTGGACGGCTCAGCCAGAGCATATTTCTCAGTGCTAG GTGACATCATGGGCACTGCCATGAAGAACCTGCACCAGCTCCTCCAGATGCCATTCGGCTGTGGCGAGCAGAACATGGTCCTGTTTGCACCTAACATCTATGTCCTGGACTACCTGAACAAGACAGGGCAGCTGAGTGAGGAGATCAAATCCAAGGCTGTTGGATACTTAGTGAGCG GGTATCAAAGGCAATTGAAGTACAAACACTGGGATGGTTCTTATAGTACCTTTGGGCCACGTTATGGGCAAGCTGGGAATACCTG GCTCACAGCCTTTGTCCTCAAGTCCTTTGCCCAGGCCCGACCTCACATCTTCATAGATGACAGACACATCCAGGATGCTTTGGTCTGGCTCACtcaaaagcagaaggagaatGGCTGTTTCCGCAGTTCTGGGACACTCCTGAACAATGCCATTAAG GGTGGAGTGAATGACGAGATCACACTGACAGCCTACATCACTATTGCATTGCTGGAGATTCCTCTGCCTGTAACT caCTCAGTGGTGCGTAATGCTCTGTTCTGcctggaaacagcagcaaacGAGAAAGAAAGCCATGTCTACACCAAGGCTCTGATGGCCTATGCCTTCGccctggcagggaaggaggagaaacgGAAAACATTGCTTAGCTCACTTGAAAAGGAAGCTGTGAAAAAGG ATGGGTCTGTCCATTGGCAGCGGCCTGGGAAAGAGCCCGAGGTTGATCTGCCGTACTATCACTACCGAGCTCCTTCTGCTGAAGTGGAGATGACAGCCTACGTGCTCCTGGCTCACCTCACCTTGCAGTCAACACCTTCCCAGGAGGAGCTGTCATCTGCATCCCTTATTGCAAAGTGGATCAGCGGTCAGCAGAATCCCAGTGGAGGCTTCTCCTCCACCCAG GACACAGTGGTGGCTCTTCAAGCCCTATCCCTGTACGGGGCTTCCACCTATGCCAAGAGTGGAGCAGCTTCCAAAGTGACCCTGCGATCCGGAGGGGACTTCCAGCAAGACTTCCAAGTGGATCCCACAAACCGACTGCTGCTCCAGCGCGTGCCCCTGCCCCAGGTGCCAGGGGAGTACAGCACAGAGGTGTCTGGTGAAGGATGCGTCTATCTGCAG ACAAGCCTGAGGTACAACGTCCAGCCCACGCAGGAGGATGCACCCTTCATGCTCCATGTGTACACGATCCCAGAGACATGTGAGGACTCCAAGACTCTCAAGGTCTTTGACATAGGCATAAACGTCAG TTACACCGGGGAACGCAATGAGTCCAACATGGTGATTGTTGATGTGAAGATGCTGTCCGGATTCGTCCCTGTGAAGTCCTCTGTGAGGAAG ctggAAGGCCACCCGGTTATTGAGCGCACAGAGTTGAGTACCAACCACGTCCTAGTGTATCTGGAAAAG ctgAGGAGCGAGAccttcagcttctccttcaCAGTGGAGCGGGACATCCCCGTGCAGGGCCTGAAGCCGGCACAGGTGAAGGTCTACGACTACTATGAGACAG ATGAGTTTGCCACACAGGAGTACAGCGCTCCCTGCACTGCAG ATGAAGTAGACCAAGGCAATGCATGA